In Zonotrichia leucophrys gambelii isolate GWCS_2022_RI chromosome 6, RI_Zleu_2.0, whole genome shotgun sequence, one genomic interval encodes:
- the SH3PXD2A gene encoding SH3 and PX domain-containing protein 2A isoform X7 encodes MILEQYVVVSNYEKQENSEISLQAGEVVDVIEKNESGWWFVSTAEEQGWVPATYLESQNGTRDDSDINTSKFGEVSKRRKAHLRRLDRRWTLGGIVNRQQSREEKYVTIQPYASQGKDEIGFEKGVTVEVIQKNLEGWWYIRYLGKEGWAPASYLKKAKDDLPSRKKNLTGPVEIIGNIMEISNLLNKKSSTDKEAQVENESAETHITKKEISLPILCNDSNGNAMMTPDKQASKLAQGSPAIARIAPQRAQISSPNLRTRPPPRRESSLGFQLPKPPEPPSVEVEYYTIAEFQSCISDGISFRGGQKAEVIEKNSGGWWYVQIGEKEGWAPASYIDKRKKPNLNRRTSTLTRPKVPPPAPPSKPKDSEEGTTPGAVSSGDAQDSPHKLKYEEPEYDVPAFGFDSECEVSESHHEEGTPEKRLFQPLKPSPVSSLQKAKFKVGESSEEVAHEEETIYENEGFRRYVEDALSNKESSGDSDSQKSSSLSLIRRNSPSSSSPKSSLMKLKTDKNIQPDLGKCHYSRSEETKPRSASDVGLRSVPRTGMKKDPGQSPSIRAKPIVRPKPFLNKADSQSQEKMDISTLRRQLRPTGQLRGGLKGSRSEESASPPRTASDNQDDPVRRSSADFITAPSRGVFSSSHTAKTEQENDSRCFYVTTDSYQKVQDSEICFPAGVEVEVLEKQASGWWYLKYGDMEGWAPSHYLALPDNQRETTSAETDSSFARNRKNENKSNSLEKIEKRVQALNTINQSKRATPPIPSKPPGGFSKASGPVKMRNGVRQLAVRPQSVFVSPPPKDNNLSCSLRRNESLTATDQLRTVRRNSSFSNAWSQPGDTKGKQPERLGTESSESTSNLPTQRNGIPVSTVRPKPIEKSQFIHNNLKDIYVSIADYEGDEETAGFQEGVCMEVLERNPNGWWYCQIMSGVKPFKGWVPSNYLEKKN; translated from the exons GTTGGTGGTTtgtgagcacagcagaggagcagggatgggtcCCTGCTACATACCTGGAATCCCAAAATGGAACCAGAGATGATTCTGACATCAACACATCTAAATTTGGGGAAG TTTCTAAGCGACGCAAGGCTCACCTGAGGCGCCTGGACCGGCGATGGACGCTGGGCGGGATAGTCAACAGGCAGCAGAGCCGAG AAGAGAAATATGTCACCATCCAGCCGTACGCCAGCCAGGGGAAGGATGAGATTGGCTTCGAAAAAGGGGTCACCGTGGAGGTCATCCAAAAGAACCTGGAAGGATGGTGGTACATCAG GTATCTAGGCAAAGAAGGCTGGGCCCCAGCTTCATATCTGAAGAAGGCTAAAGATGATCTTCCATCTAGGAAAAAGAACTTAACTGGGCCAGTGGAAATCATAGGAAACATCATGGAGATCAGTAACCTGCTGAACAAGAAGTCATCTACTGACAAGGAAGCTCAAGTAGAAAATGAGTCTGCAGAAACTCACATCACCAAGAAGGAAATCAGTTTGCCCATCCTGTGCAATGACTCTAATGGCAATGCTATGATGACTCCAGACAAGCAGGCTTCCAAACTGGCCCAGGGATCCCCAGCCATAGCAAGGATAGCACCACAAAGAGCTCAAATAA GTTCTCCAAATCTAAGAACAAGGCCACCCCCACGAAGAGAGTCCAGTCTG GGTTTTCAGTTACCCAAGCCACCAGAGCCACCCTCCGTGGAAGTGGAATATTACACCATTGCTGAGTTCCAGTCATGCATCTCTGATGGCATAAGCTTTCGTGGAGGACAAAAAGCAGAG GTTATCGAAAAGAATTCTGGGGGCTGGTGGTATGTGCAGAttggagagaaggaaggatgGGCTCCAGCATCTTACATTGACAAGAGAAAGAAACCAAATTTGAACAGAAGAACCAGTACTTTAACCCGTCCAAAGGTTccacccccagcacctcccagtaAACCAAAGGACTCTGAAGAAGGAACAACTCCTGGAGCAGTTTCTTCAGGAGATGCCCAGGACTCTCCCCACAAGCTGAAATACGAAGAACCTGAGTATGATGTACCTGCCTTTGGCTTTGACTCTGAGTGTGAAGTGAGTGAAAGTCACCATGAAGAGGGCACTCCTGAAAAACGACTGTTTCAGCCCCTCAAGCCTTCACCTGTGTCGTCACTTCAGAAAGCTAAGTTCAAAGTAGGAGAGTCTTCAGAAGAAGTTGctcatgaagaagaaaccaTCTATGAGAACGAGGGGTTCAGGCGTTATGTGGAAGATGCTTTGTCCAACAAGGAATCTAGTGGGGATTCTGATTCTCAGAAaagctcctctctctccttgATCCGAAGGAATTCCCCATCTTCCAGCTCTCCGAAATCATCACTCATGAAGctcaaaacagacaaaaacatTCAGCCTGATCTTGGAAAATGTCACTATTCCAGGAGTGAGGAGACAAAACCAAGATCAGCTTCAGATGTTGGCTTACGTAGCGTGCCAAGAACAGGCATGAAGAAAGATCCCGGGCAGAGTCCTTCCATCAGAGCAAAGCCAATCGTTAGGCCCAAACCCTTCCTGAACAAGGCAGACTCTCAGAGCCAAGAAAAGATGGACATTAGCACTTTAAGGCGTCAGTTGAGGCCAACTGGGCAGCTCAGAGGTGGACTCAAAGGTTCAAGAAGTGAGGAGTCTGCAAGCCCCCCACGCACCGCTTCTGATAACCAGGATGACCCTGTTCGGAGAAGCTCGGCTGATTTCATCACAGCTCCTTCCCGTGGCGTCTTCTCCTCCAGCCACACTGCCAAAACTGAACAAGAAAATGACTCCAGATGTTTCTATGTGACCACTGATTCATACCAAAAGGTACAGGATTCTGAAATTTGCTTCCCAGCAGGAGTAGAAGTGGAAGTGCTGGAAAAGCAAGCCAGTGGATGGTGGTACCTGAAGTATGGAGACATGGAAGGCTGGGCTCCTTCCCATTATTTGGCTCTCCCTGATAACCAGCGAGAAACTACATCAGCAGAGACTGATTCCTCTTTTGCCaggaacaggaaaaatgaaaacaagtcaAACAGTTTAGAGAAGATAGAGAAGAGGGTTCAAGCTTTGAACACCATCAACCAGAGCAAACGTGCAACACCACCCATCCCAAGCAAACCTCCTGGTGGCTTTTCCAAAGCATCAGGACCAGTTAAAATGAGGAATGGTGTGAGGCAACTTGCTGTCCGTCCGCAGTCAGTGTTTGTGTCTCCACCACCAAAGGATAACAACCTGTCGTGCTCCTTGCGCAGGAATGAGTCTTTAACAGCCACAGATCAACTTAGGACCGTCCGTCGGAATTCCTCCTTCAGCAACGCCTGGTCACAGCCCGGTGACACAAAGGGAAAGCAGCCGGAGcggctgggcacagagagctctgagAGCACCTCCAACCTCCCCACGCAGAGGAACGGCATCCCTGTGTCCACAGTCAGGCCAAAGCCCATTGAGAAATCCCAGTTCATCCACAACAACCTCAAGGACATCTATGTTTCCATTGCAGACTATGAAGGGGATGAGGAGACTGCGGGGTTTCAGGAAGGTGTCTGCATGGAGGTCCTCGAAAGGAACCCGAACGGCTGGTGGTACTGCCAGATAATGAGTGGTGTGAAGCCATTCAAAGGCTGGGTGCCCTCAAATTATTTGGAGAAAAAGAACTAA
- the SH3PXD2A gene encoding SH3 and PX domain-containing protein 2A isoform X5, with protein sequence MVRSARLITCSEPPVLPQPRRCCPGAGAALARDYGSSKRKSGADASSEPMILEQYVVVSNYEKQENSEISLQAGEVVDVIEKNESGWWFVSTAEEQGWVPATYLESQNGTRDDSDINTSKFGEVSKRRKAHLRRLDRRWTLGGIVNRQQSREEKYVTIQPYASQGKDEIGFEKGVTVEVIQKNLEGWWYIRYLGKEGWAPASYLKKAKDDLPSRKKNLTGPVEIIGNIMEISNLLNKKSSTDKEAQVENESAETHITKKEISLPILCNDSNGNAMMTPDKQASKLAQGSPAIARIAPQRAQISSPNLRTRPPPRRESSLGFQLPKPPEPPSVEVEYYTIAEFQSCISDGISFRGGQKAEVIEKNSGGWWYVQIGEKEGWAPASYIDKRKKPNLNRRTSTLTRPKVPPPAPPSKPKDSEEGTTPGAVSSGDAQDSPHKLKYEEPEYDVPAFGFDSECEVSESHHEEGTPEKRLFQPLKPSPVSSLQKAKFKVGESSEEVAHEEETIYENEGFRRYVEDALSNKESSGDSDSQKSSSLSLIRRNSPSSSSPKSSLMKLKTDKNIQPDLGKCHYSRSEETKPRSASDVGLRSVPRTGMKKDPGQSPSIRAKPIVRPKPFLNKADSQSQEKMDISTLRRQLRPTGQLRGGLKGSRSEESASPPRTASDNQDDPVRRSSADFITAPSRGVFSSSHTAKTEQENDSRCFYVTTDSYQKVQDSEICFPAGVEVEVLEKQASGWWYLKYGDMEGWAPSHYLALPDNQRETTSAETDSSFARNRKNENKSNSLEKIEKRVQALNTINQSKRATPPIPSKPPGGFSKASGPVKMRNGVRQLAVRPQSVFVSPPPKDNNLSCSLRRNESLTATDQLRTVRRNSSFSNAWSQPGDTKGKQPERLGTESSESTSNLPTQRNGIPVSTVRPKPIEKSQFIHNNLKDIYVSIADYEGDEETAGFQEGVCMEVLERNPNGWWYCQIMSGVKPFKGWVPSNYLEKKN encoded by the exons GTTGGTGGTTtgtgagcacagcagaggagcagggatgggtcCCTGCTACATACCTGGAATCCCAAAATGGAACCAGAGATGATTCTGACATCAACACATCTAAATTTGGGGAAG TTTCTAAGCGACGCAAGGCTCACCTGAGGCGCCTGGACCGGCGATGGACGCTGGGCGGGATAGTCAACAGGCAGCAGAGCCGAG AAGAGAAATATGTCACCATCCAGCCGTACGCCAGCCAGGGGAAGGATGAGATTGGCTTCGAAAAAGGGGTCACCGTGGAGGTCATCCAAAAGAACCTGGAAGGATGGTGGTACATCAG GTATCTAGGCAAAGAAGGCTGGGCCCCAGCTTCATATCTGAAGAAGGCTAAAGATGATCTTCCATCTAGGAAAAAGAACTTAACTGGGCCAGTGGAAATCATAGGAAACATCATGGAGATCAGTAACCTGCTGAACAAGAAGTCATCTACTGACAAGGAAGCTCAAGTAGAAAATGAGTCTGCAGAAACTCACATCACCAAGAAGGAAATCAGTTTGCCCATCCTGTGCAATGACTCTAATGGCAATGCTATGATGACTCCAGACAAGCAGGCTTCCAAACTGGCCCAGGGATCCCCAGCCATAGCAAGGATAGCACCACAAAGAGCTCAAATAA GTTCTCCAAATCTAAGAACAAGGCCACCCCCACGAAGAGAGTCCAGTCTG GGTTTTCAGTTACCCAAGCCACCAGAGCCACCCTCCGTGGAAGTGGAATATTACACCATTGCTGAGTTCCAGTCATGCATCTCTGATGGCATAAGCTTTCGTGGAGGACAAAAAGCAGAG GTTATCGAAAAGAATTCTGGGGGCTGGTGGTATGTGCAGAttggagagaaggaaggatgGGCTCCAGCATCTTACATTGACAAGAGAAAGAAACCAAATTTGAACAGAAGAACCAGTACTTTAACCCGTCCAAAGGTTccacccccagcacctcccagtaAACCAAAGGACTCTGAAGAAGGAACAACTCCTGGAGCAGTTTCTTCAGGAGATGCCCAGGACTCTCCCCACAAGCTGAAATACGAAGAACCTGAGTATGATGTACCTGCCTTTGGCTTTGACTCTGAGTGTGAAGTGAGTGAAAGTCACCATGAAGAGGGCACTCCTGAAAAACGACTGTTTCAGCCCCTCAAGCCTTCACCTGTGTCGTCACTTCAGAAAGCTAAGTTCAAAGTAGGAGAGTCTTCAGAAGAAGTTGctcatgaagaagaaaccaTCTATGAGAACGAGGGGTTCAGGCGTTATGTGGAAGATGCTTTGTCCAACAAGGAATCTAGTGGGGATTCTGATTCTCAGAAaagctcctctctctccttgATCCGAAGGAATTCCCCATCTTCCAGCTCTCCGAAATCATCACTCATGAAGctcaaaacagacaaaaacatTCAGCCTGATCTTGGAAAATGTCACTATTCCAGGAGTGAGGAGACAAAACCAAGATCAGCTTCAGATGTTGGCTTACGTAGCGTGCCAAGAACAGGCATGAAGAAAGATCCCGGGCAGAGTCCTTCCATCAGAGCAAAGCCAATCGTTAGGCCCAAACCCTTCCTGAACAAGGCAGACTCTCAGAGCCAAGAAAAGATGGACATTAGCACTTTAAGGCGTCAGTTGAGGCCAACTGGGCAGCTCAGAGGTGGACTCAAAGGTTCAAGAAGTGAGGAGTCTGCAAGCCCCCCACGCACCGCTTCTGATAACCAGGATGACCCTGTTCGGAGAAGCTCGGCTGATTTCATCACAGCTCCTTCCCGTGGCGTCTTCTCCTCCAGCCACACTGCCAAAACTGAACAAGAAAATGACTCCAGATGTTTCTATGTGACCACTGATTCATACCAAAAGGTACAGGATTCTGAAATTTGCTTCCCAGCAGGAGTAGAAGTGGAAGTGCTGGAAAAGCAAGCCAGTGGATGGTGGTACCTGAAGTATGGAGACATGGAAGGCTGGGCTCCTTCCCATTATTTGGCTCTCCCTGATAACCAGCGAGAAACTACATCAGCAGAGACTGATTCCTCTTTTGCCaggaacaggaaaaatgaaaacaagtcaAACAGTTTAGAGAAGATAGAGAAGAGGGTTCAAGCTTTGAACACCATCAACCAGAGCAAACGTGCAACACCACCCATCCCAAGCAAACCTCCTGGTGGCTTTTCCAAAGCATCAGGACCAGTTAAAATGAGGAATGGTGTGAGGCAACTTGCTGTCCGTCCGCAGTCAGTGTTTGTGTCTCCACCACCAAAGGATAACAACCTGTCGTGCTCCTTGCGCAGGAATGAGTCTTTAACAGCCACAGATCAACTTAGGACCGTCCGTCGGAATTCCTCCTTCAGCAACGCCTGGTCACAGCCCGGTGACACAAAGGGAAAGCAGCCGGAGcggctgggcacagagagctctgagAGCACCTCCAACCTCCCCACGCAGAGGAACGGCATCCCTGTGTCCACAGTCAGGCCAAAGCCCATTGAGAAATCCCAGTTCATCCACAACAACCTCAAGGACATCTATGTTTCCATTGCAGACTATGAAGGGGATGAGGAGACTGCGGGGTTTCAGGAAGGTGTCTGCATGGAGGTCCTCGAAAGGAACCCGAACGGCTGGTGGTACTGCCAGATAATGAGTGGTGTGAAGCCATTCAAAGGCTGGGTGCCCTCAAATTATTTGGAGAAAAAGAACTAA
- the SH3PXD2A gene encoding SH3 and PX domain-containing protein 2A isoform X6: MDYGSSKRKSGADASSEPMILEQYVVVSNYEKQENSEISLQAGEVVDVIEKNESGWWFVSTAEEQGWVPATYLESQNGTRDDSDINTSKFGEVSKRRKAHLRRLDRRWTLGGIVNRQQSREEKYVTIQPYASQGKDEIGFEKGVTVEVIQKNLEGWWYIRYLGKEGWAPASYLKKAKDDLPSRKKNLTGPVEIIGNIMEISNLLNKKSSTDKEAQVENESAETHITKKEISLPILCNDSNGNAMMTPDKQASKLAQGSPAIARIAPQRAQISSPNLRTRPPPRRESSLGFQLPKPPEPPSVEVEYYTIAEFQSCISDGISFRGGQKAEVIEKNSGGWWYVQIGEKEGWAPASYIDKRKKPNLNRRTSTLTRPKVPPPAPPSKPKDSEEGTTPGAVSSGDAQDSPHKLKYEEPEYDVPAFGFDSECEVSESHHEEGTPEKRLFQPLKPSPVSSLQKAKFKVGESSEEVAHEEETIYENEGFRRYVEDALSNKESSGDSDSQKSSSLSLIRRNSPSSSSPKSSLMKLKTDKNIQPDLGKCHYSRSEETKPRSASDVGLRSVPRTGMKKDPGQSPSIRAKPIVRPKPFLNKADSQSQEKMDISTLRRQLRPTGQLRGGLKGSRSEESASPPRTASDNQDDPVRRSSADFITAPSRGVFSSSHTAKTEQENDSRCFYVTTDSYQKVQDSEICFPAGVEVEVLEKQASGWWYLKYGDMEGWAPSHYLALPDNQRETTSAETDSSFARNRKNENKSNSLEKIEKRVQALNTINQSKRATPPIPSKPPGGFSKASGPVKMRNGVRQLAVRPQSVFVSPPPKDNNLSCSLRRNESLTATDQLRTVRRNSSFSNAWSQPGDTKGKQPERLGTESSESTSNLPTQRNGIPVSTVRPKPIEKSQFIHNNLKDIYVSIADYEGDEETAGFQEGVCMEVLERNPNGWWYCQIMSGVKPFKGWVPSNYLEKKN; this comes from the exons GTTGGTGGTTtgtgagcacagcagaggagcagggatgggtcCCTGCTACATACCTGGAATCCCAAAATGGAACCAGAGATGATTCTGACATCAACACATCTAAATTTGGGGAAG TTTCTAAGCGACGCAAGGCTCACCTGAGGCGCCTGGACCGGCGATGGACGCTGGGCGGGATAGTCAACAGGCAGCAGAGCCGAG AAGAGAAATATGTCACCATCCAGCCGTACGCCAGCCAGGGGAAGGATGAGATTGGCTTCGAAAAAGGGGTCACCGTGGAGGTCATCCAAAAGAACCTGGAAGGATGGTGGTACATCAG GTATCTAGGCAAAGAAGGCTGGGCCCCAGCTTCATATCTGAAGAAGGCTAAAGATGATCTTCCATCTAGGAAAAAGAACTTAACTGGGCCAGTGGAAATCATAGGAAACATCATGGAGATCAGTAACCTGCTGAACAAGAAGTCATCTACTGACAAGGAAGCTCAAGTAGAAAATGAGTCTGCAGAAACTCACATCACCAAGAAGGAAATCAGTTTGCCCATCCTGTGCAATGACTCTAATGGCAATGCTATGATGACTCCAGACAAGCAGGCTTCCAAACTGGCCCAGGGATCCCCAGCCATAGCAAGGATAGCACCACAAAGAGCTCAAATAA GTTCTCCAAATCTAAGAACAAGGCCACCCCCACGAAGAGAGTCCAGTCTG GGTTTTCAGTTACCCAAGCCACCAGAGCCACCCTCCGTGGAAGTGGAATATTACACCATTGCTGAGTTCCAGTCATGCATCTCTGATGGCATAAGCTTTCGTGGAGGACAAAAAGCAGAG GTTATCGAAAAGAATTCTGGGGGCTGGTGGTATGTGCAGAttggagagaaggaaggatgGGCTCCAGCATCTTACATTGACAAGAGAAAGAAACCAAATTTGAACAGAAGAACCAGTACTTTAACCCGTCCAAAGGTTccacccccagcacctcccagtaAACCAAAGGACTCTGAAGAAGGAACAACTCCTGGAGCAGTTTCTTCAGGAGATGCCCAGGACTCTCCCCACAAGCTGAAATACGAAGAACCTGAGTATGATGTACCTGCCTTTGGCTTTGACTCTGAGTGTGAAGTGAGTGAAAGTCACCATGAAGAGGGCACTCCTGAAAAACGACTGTTTCAGCCCCTCAAGCCTTCACCTGTGTCGTCACTTCAGAAAGCTAAGTTCAAAGTAGGAGAGTCTTCAGAAGAAGTTGctcatgaagaagaaaccaTCTATGAGAACGAGGGGTTCAGGCGTTATGTGGAAGATGCTTTGTCCAACAAGGAATCTAGTGGGGATTCTGATTCTCAGAAaagctcctctctctccttgATCCGAAGGAATTCCCCATCTTCCAGCTCTCCGAAATCATCACTCATGAAGctcaaaacagacaaaaacatTCAGCCTGATCTTGGAAAATGTCACTATTCCAGGAGTGAGGAGACAAAACCAAGATCAGCTTCAGATGTTGGCTTACGTAGCGTGCCAAGAACAGGCATGAAGAAAGATCCCGGGCAGAGTCCTTCCATCAGAGCAAAGCCAATCGTTAGGCCCAAACCCTTCCTGAACAAGGCAGACTCTCAGAGCCAAGAAAAGATGGACATTAGCACTTTAAGGCGTCAGTTGAGGCCAACTGGGCAGCTCAGAGGTGGACTCAAAGGTTCAAGAAGTGAGGAGTCTGCAAGCCCCCCACGCACCGCTTCTGATAACCAGGATGACCCTGTTCGGAGAAGCTCGGCTGATTTCATCACAGCTCCTTCCCGTGGCGTCTTCTCCTCCAGCCACACTGCCAAAACTGAACAAGAAAATGACTCCAGATGTTTCTATGTGACCACTGATTCATACCAAAAGGTACAGGATTCTGAAATTTGCTTCCCAGCAGGAGTAGAAGTGGAAGTGCTGGAAAAGCAAGCCAGTGGATGGTGGTACCTGAAGTATGGAGACATGGAAGGCTGGGCTCCTTCCCATTATTTGGCTCTCCCTGATAACCAGCGAGAAACTACATCAGCAGAGACTGATTCCTCTTTTGCCaggaacaggaaaaatgaaaacaagtcaAACAGTTTAGAGAAGATAGAGAAGAGGGTTCAAGCTTTGAACACCATCAACCAGAGCAAACGTGCAACACCACCCATCCCAAGCAAACCTCCTGGTGGCTTTTCCAAAGCATCAGGACCAGTTAAAATGAGGAATGGTGTGAGGCAACTTGCTGTCCGTCCGCAGTCAGTGTTTGTGTCTCCACCACCAAAGGATAACAACCTGTCGTGCTCCTTGCGCAGGAATGAGTCTTTAACAGCCACAGATCAACTTAGGACCGTCCGTCGGAATTCCTCCTTCAGCAACGCCTGGTCACAGCCCGGTGACACAAAGGGAAAGCAGCCGGAGcggctgggcacagagagctctgagAGCACCTCCAACCTCCCCACGCAGAGGAACGGCATCCCTGTGTCCACAGTCAGGCCAAAGCCCATTGAGAAATCCCAGTTCATCCACAACAACCTCAAGGACATCTATGTTTCCATTGCAGACTATGAAGGGGATGAGGAGACTGCGGGGTTTCAGGAAGGTGTCTGCATGGAGGTCCTCGAAAGGAACCCGAACGGCTGGTGGTACTGCCAGATAATGAGTGGTGTGAAGCCATTCAAAGGCTGGGTGCCCTCAAATTATTTGGAGAAAAAGAACTAA